A single region of the Oleispira antarctica RB-8 genome encodes:
- a CDS encoding Sel1 domain protein — MKQIQVLLLLLLLSFNLTVDATELTLAERFKAAELLETSDPVAALPLYQELVEQDYTEAKVRLAALLSAGLSDKGTEEENFHQSIKLLHEAANEGSIKAYYGLYVMNHGAASLTPDSDVALSWLIKAAEAGEPRGQSQLGYFYDKGVIVKQDIKKAIYWYKEAIKNNSNSARYNLASVYLDGQSNTPQKIKEATSLYLVAAKQGDDDSKVALGGIYYSDKYGQKNEQQAFYWLNAAASNGNSYGKTGLASCYRYGVGTDIDYKKALNLYQYSADFNNDPTSRYRLAEMHMLGLGTKVDLKKAREIFLQLGNDGYPDGTTAVAQVDKLIAEKAD; from the coding sequence ATGAAACAAATCCAAGTTCTCTTATTGTTACTGCTATTAAGTTTTAACCTTACAGTAGATGCAACAGAGCTAACCCTTGCTGAGCGGTTTAAGGCAGCAGAATTATTAGAAACCTCTGATCCTGTTGCAGCCCTACCTCTCTATCAAGAACTGGTCGAACAAGACTATACAGAGGCCAAAGTAAGACTCGCGGCTCTCCTCTCTGCTGGACTAAGCGATAAAGGAACAGAAGAAGAAAACTTTCACCAAAGCATAAAGCTACTGCATGAAGCGGCTAACGAAGGCAGTATCAAAGCCTATTACGGCCTATATGTAATGAATCATGGTGCTGCCAGCTTAACTCCTGATTCTGACGTAGCATTAAGCTGGTTAATTAAGGCAGCAGAAGCAGGGGAACCTAGGGGGCAAAGCCAACTTGGGTATTTTTATGATAAGGGCGTCATTGTTAAACAAGATATTAAAAAAGCTATCTATTGGTACAAGGAAGCCATAAAAAATAACTCAAATTCAGCAAGGTATAATCTTGCCAGTGTTTATTTGGACGGCCAAAGCAATACTCCTCAAAAAATAAAAGAAGCAACTTCCTTATATTTGGTCGCTGCAAAGCAAGGTGATGATGACTCCAAAGTTGCTCTCGGTGGTATTTATTATAGCGATAAATACGGTCAAAAAAATGAACAGCAAGCATTCTATTGGCTCAATGCTGCTGCATCAAATGGCAACTCATATGGTAAAACAGGTTTAGCAAGTTGCTATCGTTATGGCGTAGGCACTGATATAGATTATAAAAAAGCGTTAAACCTGTATCAATACTCTGCTGATTTTAACAATGATCCAACTTCCCGCTACCGACTTGCCGAAATGCATATGCTTGGCTTGGGTACAAAAGTTGATCTAAAGAAAGCCCGTGAGATTTTTTTACAACTAGGTAACGATGGGTATCCTGATGGCACAACGGCTGTTGCACAGGTTGATAAGCTGATTGCCGAGAAGGCTGATTAA
- a CDS encoding type I restriction enzyme associated protein, which translates to MQPATIKLFLTDGKPAGIRTAEISNWTGKAIAGPHSELTKLLQREELLSPGIYFLTGVDAETDMPTLYIGEAESVVKRLKQHDKREWNQVAAFVSKDENLTKAHIRYLEGALIVRANHSNAVQVLNNASSGAKLPESDQAEMDVFLEKVLQLLPLLSLGNAVDAFKIIESNDDPLNINNSESVLTCSIKGFTAKGKRTANGFVVFKDSQAVAIDRASSNRIKKKREQYLKDGLLVLNDDHLVFTKDYEFSSPSAAAAIIRGGSSNGLISWKNKNGVALKDLE; encoded by the coding sequence ATGCAACCCGCCACTATTAAACTATTCCTAACCGACGGCAAACCCGCAGGCATTCGCACGGCGGAAATATCCAACTGGACAGGCAAAGCCATTGCAGGCCCACATTCTGAATTAACCAAGCTATTGCAACGTGAAGAACTGCTTAGCCCGGGGATTTACTTTCTCACAGGAGTCGATGCCGAAACGGATATGCCCACGCTTTATATTGGTGAAGCTGAATCAGTGGTTAAGCGTCTAAAGCAGCACGATAAACGTGAATGGAACCAAGTCGCTGCATTTGTTAGCAAAGATGAAAATCTAACTAAAGCCCACATACGCTATTTGGAAGGTGCGCTTATAGTACGGGCTAATCATTCTAATGCAGTTCAGGTATTAAATAATGCCAGTAGTGGAGCCAAGCTACCTGAATCTGATCAGGCAGAGATGGATGTCTTTTTAGAAAAAGTATTACAACTACTGCCTCTGCTTTCACTGGGCAATGCTGTAGACGCATTTAAGATAATCGAGAGCAATGATGACCCTTTAAATATAAATAACTCAGAGAGCGTTTTAACCTGCTCTATTAAAGGCTTTACCGCTAAAGGTAAACGCACCGCTAATGGCTTTGTGGTATTCAAAGACTCGCAAGCCGTTGCAATAGATAGAGCATCTTCTAATCGTATTAAGAAAAAACGTGAGCAGTATTTGAAAGATGGCTTATTGGTACTGAATGACGATCACTTAGTATTCACAAAAGACTATGAGTTTTCTAGCCCTAGCGCCGCCGCTGCTATTATTCGTGGTGGTTCTTCTAACGGTTTAATAAGCTGGAAAAATAAGAACGGAGTGGCTTTAAAGGATTTGGAATAA
- the hsdS gene encoding Type I restriction enzyme EcoEI specificity protein — protein MAASNSPAEQLITENIDIWTSAIKKRGSQGRGSSKKIELYGIKKLRELILELAVRGLLVPQDPNDEPASVLLEKVFEEKNLIANDRRIRKDKAFFESNRLFEIPKTWSWVCIGNIAHVLGGKRVPKGYTLQDERTEYAYIRVTDMKNMSVDIDGLKFISNDVFEQISKYVINKEDVYVTIAGTIGAAGTIPDELDGMNLTENSAKLVFKGIDKVYLTYLLSSKYVQAQFKESMNQMAQPKLSLNSIKETSIALAPVAEQHRIVTKVNELMTLCDQLEQQTESSLTAHQTLVETLLNTLLNADQNSFDPAWERIAQHFDVLFTTEHSIDQLKQTILQLAVMGKLVPQDPNDEPASVLLEKIAAEKEQLIKDKVIKKQKPLPPISEDEKPFELPKGWEWCSLQSLITIMDAGWSPACPPEPSPSDDIWGVLKTTAVQSMEYREFENKVLAANKEPRSQYEVKVGDILITRAGPKNRVGVSCLVQNTRPKLMISDKIIRFHLVEMGMSERYLSLCLNAGATAEYLESTKSGMAESQMNISQDKLKSAPIPLAPNNEQFLIIKKVDELMALCDELKVRLQKSQTTQLHLADAMAEQALNS, from the coding sequence ATGGCCGCATCAAACTCACCTGCCGAACAACTGATTACAGAAAACATAGATATTTGGACATCGGCCATTAAAAAACGCGGTTCACAAGGCCGTGGCAGCAGTAAGAAAATAGAACTGTACGGCATTAAAAAACTGCGTGAACTGATTTTAGAATTAGCCGTGCGTGGGCTATTAGTGCCACAAGACCCGAATGATGAACCTGCTAGTGTATTATTGGAAAAAGTTTTTGAAGAAAAAAATCTTATTGCTAATGATAGGCGAATCAGAAAAGACAAAGCTTTCTTTGAATCTAATCGATTGTTTGAAATCCCTAAAACATGGTCTTGGGTATGCATTGGGAATATTGCACATGTACTAGGTGGGAAGAGAGTTCCGAAGGGCTATACATTGCAAGATGAAAGAACTGAGTATGCTTATATAAGGGTTACAGATATGAAAAACATGTCTGTAGATATTGATGGTTTAAAGTTCATTAGTAATGATGTGTTCGAGCAAATTTCGAAGTATGTTATTAACAAAGAAGATGTGTATGTAACTATAGCGGGAACAATTGGTGCAGCAGGAACAATTCCTGATGAATTAGATGGAATGAACTTAACTGAGAACTCTGCAAAGCTTGTCTTTAAGGGAATAGATAAAGTGTATTTGACCTATTTACTTAGTTCAAAATATGTCCAAGCCCAATTTAAAGAATCTATGAATCAAATGGCTCAGCCTAAACTTTCGTTAAATTCTATTAAAGAAACCTCTATTGCTCTCGCTCCTGTAGCCGAACAACACCGCATCGTCACCAAAGTCAACGAGCTAATGACTTTGTGTGACCAGCTAGAACAACAAACCGAATCAAGTCTGACTGCACACCAGACCCTAGTAGAAACCCTACTTAACACGCTATTAAACGCAGACCAAAACAGCTTTGACCCAGCATGGGAACGCATAGCACAACACTTCGACGTACTGTTCACTACAGAACACAGCATCGACCAGCTAAAGCAAACCATCCTACAACTCGCCGTCATGGGTAAGTTAGTACCACAAGACCCGAATGACGAACCCGCAAGCGTACTGCTAGAAAAAATCGCCGCTGAAAAAGAGCAACTGATAAAAGATAAGGTGATTAAAAAGCAAAAGCCACTGCCACCGATTAGCGAAGATGAAAAACCGTTTGAGCTGCCGAAGGGTTGGGAGTGGTGTAGCTTACAAAGCTTAATAACGATCATGGATGCAGGGTGGAGCCCAGCTTGTCCTCCAGAACCATCGCCGTCTGATGATATCTGGGGTGTGCTTAAAACGACAGCAGTTCAATCGATGGAGTACCGTGAATTTGAGAATAAAGTTTTAGCTGCGAATAAAGAACCTCGCTCTCAATATGAAGTTAAAGTAGGTGACATATTAATAACGCGTGCAGGTCCAAAAAATCGTGTTGGGGTTTCTTGCTTAGTTCAAAATACTCGGCCAAAATTGATGATTTCAGATAAAATCATTCGCTTTCATTTAGTTGAAATGGGTATGAGTGAGCGTTACTTGTCACTCTGTTTAAATGCAGGTGCGACTGCTGAATATCTTGAATCAACAAAATCAGGTATGGCAGAAAGTCAGATGAATATTTCGCAGGATAAGCTTAAATCAGCACCAATACCTTTAGCGCCAAATAATGAACAGTTTCTAATTATTAAAAAAGTCGACGAGCTAATGGCTTTGTGTGACGAATTAAAGGTTCGCTTACAAAAATCCCAAACAACCCAACTTCACCTAGCCGATGCCATGGCCGAACAAGCCCTAAACTCATAA
- a CDS encoding Death-on-curing family protein, with protein MTDIAIFESDSGEIQVQLEQETVWLSLDQMSLLFGRDKSNISRHLRNVFKDKELIREAVVAKNATTAADGKTYQVEYFNLDVIISVGYRVKSQQGVQFRQWATKLLKQHLTQGYTLNKQRFEQNAKELESALLLIRKTAASPDLMLDSGRGLVEIVSRYTQTFLWLQRYDEGLLNEPEGNSGGILPTHEQASESLAQLKQGLIERGEATELFAKPRGDGLDALLGNLDATVFGEAAYPTIQSKAAHLLYFVVKNHPFSDGNKRSGAFLFVDFLHRNNQLMNAQGQPIINDTGLAALTLLVAESDPKQKETLIRLIMNMLTPNSTNNSDKGAN; from the coding sequence ATGACTGATATAGCAATTTTTGAAAGCGACAGTGGTGAAATACAGGTTCAGCTAGAACAAGAGACCGTTTGGCTTAGTTTAGATCAAATGAGCTTGCTATTTGGCCGTGATAAATCGAACATTTCTCGACACTTACGTAATGTATTCAAAGACAAAGAACTTATTCGAGAAGCAGTTGTTGCAAAAAATGCAACAACTGCCGCAGATGGTAAAACCTACCAAGTTGAATATTTTAACCTTGATGTAATTATCTCGGTAGGCTATCGAGTTAAATCGCAGCAAGGCGTTCAATTTCGCCAATGGGCCACTAAGCTGCTCAAGCAACACCTAACCCAAGGTTACACACTCAATAAACAACGCTTCGAGCAAAATGCTAAAGAACTAGAATCGGCCTTACTACTCATTAGAAAAACAGCGGCAAGCCCCGATTTAATGTTAGATTCCGGCCGCGGTTTAGTAGAAATTGTTAGCCGCTATACACAAACTTTCTTATGGTTACAGCGCTATGATGAAGGACTACTGAATGAACCAGAAGGCAATAGCGGTGGCATATTACCCACACATGAACAAGCCAGTGAATCCTTAGCACAACTCAAACAAGGTCTTATTGAACGCGGCGAAGCCACCGAGTTGTTTGCCAAACCAAGAGGCGATGGACTGGATGCTTTACTGGGCAATCTAGACGCTACCGTATTCGGCGAAGCCGCGTATCCAACCATTCAAAGTAAAGCCGCACACCTATTATATTTCGTTGTCAAAAATCATCCCTTTTCAGATGGCAATAAGCGCAGCGGTGCATTCTTATTTGTAGACTTTCTGCATAGAAACAACCAACTTATGAATGCTCAAGGCCAACCGATTATCAACGACACAGGGCTTGCAGCACTGACATTGCTGGTCGCTGAGTCAGACCCCAAACAAAAAGAAACTTTAATTCGGTTAATAATGAATATGCTTACCCCAAACAGCACTAATAACAGCGACAAAGGTGCTAACTAA
- a CDS encoding type I restriction enzyme EcoEI modification protein, probable fragment, which translates to MGEVISHNPEELLADYAKQQADIQALRDQLKDILSDALNN; encoded by the coding sequence GTGGGCGAAGTCATCAGCCACAACCCAGAAGAACTACTAGCCGACTACGCAAAGCAACAAGCCGATATACAAGCACTGCGTGACCAGCTAAAAGACATTCTTAGTGATGCGCTAAATAATTAA
- a CDS encoding Type I restriction enzyme EcoEI modification protein, probable fragment: MSISSAIKSIQDIMRKDAGVDGDAQRLGQLSWLLFLKIFDAQEEELEDEQDSYKAPIPEKFLWRNWAADSQGITGDELLDFVNNNLIVELKNLVAPIKQNPRGFVVKEAFSDAFNYMKNGTLLRQVINKLNEIDFTNSQERHLFGDLYEQILKDLQSAGNSGEFYTPRAVTRFIVKMINPKLGETVFDPACGTGGFLACTVDTLRDQVKDSAGHQQLQNSVRGVEKKQLPHLLCTTNMLLHGIEVPKNIRHGNTLNKPLSSLDDDDMVDVVVSNPPFGGTEEDGIEKNFPSEYQTRETADLFLQYIIEVLKNSSEGKGGRAAVVLPDGTLFGEGVKTKIKKLLLDECNLHTLVRLPNSVFAPYTSIKTNILFFEKGTPTKDIWYYEVPLPEGVKAFNKTKPMKLTDFDACAD, from the coding sequence ATGTCCATTTCGTCAGCGATCAAATCCATTCAAGACATCATGCGCAAAGACGCAGGGGTCGACGGCGATGCCCAACGTTTAGGGCAGCTTTCTTGGTTATTATTCTTAAAGATATTCGATGCCCAAGAAGAAGAATTAGAAGACGAACAAGACAGCTACAAAGCCCCTATCCCAGAAAAGTTTCTATGGCGTAACTGGGCAGCCGATAGCCAAGGCATTACAGGCGATGAGTTATTAGACTTTGTGAATAACAACTTAATTGTAGAACTTAAAAATCTCGTCGCACCTATCAAACAAAACCCACGTGGATTCGTGGTAAAAGAAGCCTTTAGCGATGCCTTCAACTACATGAAAAACGGCACGCTATTACGCCAAGTCATCAACAAGCTAAACGAAATCGATTTTACCAACTCGCAAGAGCGTCACCTGTTTGGTGATCTGTACGAACAGATTTTAAAAGACCTACAAAGCGCAGGTAATTCCGGTGAGTTCTACACCCCTCGCGCAGTTACCCGCTTTATCGTAAAAATGATCAACCCAAAGCTAGGCGAAACCGTATTTGACCCAGCCTGCGGTACGGGCGGTTTCTTAGCCTGCACAGTAGACACCTTGCGCGATCAAGTAAAAGACTCAGCAGGCCACCAGCAACTACAGAACTCAGTACGCGGTGTAGAAAAGAAACAACTCCCTCACCTGCTTTGTACCACTAACATGTTATTACACGGCATTGAAGTGCCTAAAAACATTCGTCACGGTAATACCCTAAACAAACCACTGTCTAGCTTAGACGATGACGACATGGTTGACGTTGTGGTGTCTAACCCTCCGTTTGGTGGCACTGAAGAAGACGGTATTGAAAAGAACTTCCCGTCGGAATATCAAACCCGCGAAACCGCCGATTTGTTTTTGCAGTACATCATCGAAGTGCTTAAAAACTCTTCAGAAGGGAAAGGGGGTCGCGCAGCCGTAGTACTACCCGACGGCACCTTGTTTGGCGAAGGCGTAAAAACCAAAATCAAAAAACTATTATTAGACGAATGTAATTTACATACTCTAGTGCGCTTACCTAACTCAGTATTCGCACCTTACACCAGTATTAAAACCAACATACTGTTCTTTGAAAAAGGCACCCCTACAAAAGATATTTGGTATTACGAAGTACCTTTACCCGAAGGCGTAAAAGCCTTTAACAAAACCAAACCCATGAAGCTAACAGACTTTGATGCCTGCGCAGATTAG
- the hsdR gene encoding Type I restriction enzyme EcoAI R protein, which yields MVRTMDKKALSEADIISKYIMPAVKNSGWDDMLQIRQEVALRDGKVIVRGNVGMRKTVKSADIVLYHKPNMPLAVIEAKANKHEIGKGMQQGLDYARLLDVPFVFASNGDGFIFHDKTAPANGGQLETEISLDEFPSPQELWAKYCAFKGYTEHQLPFITQDYFDDGSGKAPRYYQLQAINKTVEAVSRGQNRNLLVMATGTGKTYTAFQIIWRLWKAKQKKRILFLADRNILVDQTKSNDFQPFGTAMTKVTGRTVDPAYEIHLALYQALTGPEESQKAYKQVDPDFFDLIVIDECHRGSASEESAWREILEYFSSATQIGLTATPKETEEVSNIDYFGEPVYTYSLKEGIEDGFLAPYKVIRVDLDVDVQGWRPTKGMVDKNGEIITDRIYNQKDFDRVMVIDERTQVVAETITAYLKRTDPMAKTIVFCNDIDHAERMRRALVNLNPEQVAKNEKYVMKITGDDELGKAQLDSFINPRKAYPVIATTSELMTTGVDAKTCKLIVLDQNIQSMTKFKQIIGRGTRIDDRYGKLWFTILDFKKATELFADERFDGIPEKVMVTTTEDITDLESDKFDDEFAATNSETSETDSETDSENREGISEGEEGYADDGTGNTFETGQGSNEGEWKDGPIEGDGGEKEPYIKFHVSGVTVKKLAERVQYYDSDGKLVTESFKDYTRKTVMKEFGTLDDFIKKWNSTERKQAIIDELADAGVIWAALEEDISRDLDPFDLICHVAFDQPPLTRKERANNVKKRNYFGKYSETAQQVLTNLLEKYENSGVSEIESKQVLKVTPFTQYGRPLEIKKSAFGGKEQYEQAISELEDALYDNSLNDEPKRA from the coding sequence ATGGTTAGAACGATGGATAAGAAAGCCCTTAGCGAAGCCGACATCATTAGCAAATACATCATGCCTGCGGTTAAAAATTCAGGCTGGGATGACATGCTGCAAATCAGACAAGAAGTTGCCTTGCGTGATGGTAAAGTTATCGTCCGTGGTAATGTCGGTATGCGTAAAACGGTAAAGTCTGCCGACATCGTTCTCTATCACAAGCCCAACATGCCGTTAGCGGTTATCGAAGCCAAAGCCAATAAGCACGAGATCGGTAAAGGAATGCAGCAAGGCTTAGACTATGCTCGTTTGCTCGACGTACCCTTTGTATTTGCCAGTAATGGCGATGGCTTTATCTTTCACGATAAGACCGCACCGGCTAATGGCGGCCAGTTAGAAACAGAAATTAGCCTAGATGAATTCCCATCACCACAAGAATTATGGGCAAAGTACTGCGCCTTTAAAGGCTACACCGAACACCAGCTTCCATTTATTACCCAAGATTATTTTGACGACGGCAGCGGCAAAGCCCCGCGCTATTACCAACTGCAAGCCATCAACAAAACCGTCGAAGCTGTTTCGCGTGGTCAAAACCGCAACCTTTTAGTCATGGCTACTGGCACAGGTAAAACCTATACCGCCTTTCAAATCATCTGGCGTTTATGGAAAGCCAAGCAAAAGAAACGCATCCTGTTCTTAGCCGACCGTAACATTCTAGTCGACCAAACCAAAAGCAACGACTTTCAACCGTTTGGCACAGCCATGACCAAAGTTACTGGCCGCACCGTTGACCCCGCTTACGAAATACATCTCGCGCTATACCAAGCACTAACAGGCCCAGAAGAATCGCAAAAAGCCTACAAGCAAGTAGACCCCGACTTCTTTGACCTAATCGTTATCGACGAGTGCCACCGTGGTAGTGCCAGCGAAGAAAGCGCATGGCGTGAAATTCTTGAATATTTTAGTTCAGCCACACAAATCGGTTTAACCGCCACCCCAAAAGAAACCGAAGAAGTCTCGAACATCGATTACTTTGGCGAACCTGTTTATACCTACTCGCTAAAAGAAGGTATTGAAGATGGTTTCTTAGCCCCCTACAAAGTTATACGCGTTGATTTAGATGTCGACGTTCAAGGCTGGCGTCCAACAAAAGGCATGGTCGATAAAAACGGTGAAATCATCACCGACCGCATCTACAACCAAAAAGACTTTGACCGCGTTATGGTCATCGACGAACGCACCCAAGTCGTCGCCGAAACCATAACCGCGTACTTAAAACGCACCGACCCCATGGCAAAAACCATCGTCTTCTGTAACGACATCGATCATGCAGAACGAATGCGTCGCGCCTTGGTGAACCTAAACCCAGAACAAGTCGCTAAAAACGAAAAGTACGTGATGAAAATCACCGGTGATGATGAACTAGGCAAAGCCCAGCTCGACAGTTTCATCAACCCTAGAAAAGCATACCCCGTTATAGCAACTACATCAGAACTAATGACCACAGGTGTAGATGCCAAAACCTGCAAGCTGATTGTGTTAGATCAAAACATTCAGTCCATGACCAAGTTCAAGCAAATCATTGGTCGTGGCACTCGCATTGATGATCGTTATGGCAAGCTATGGTTCACCATTCTCGACTTCAAAAAAGCCACCGAACTGTTTGCCGACGAACGCTTTGACGGCATCCCTGAAAAAGTCATGGTCACAACGACAGAAGACATCACTGACCTGGAAAGTGATAAGTTCGACGACGAATTTGCCGCCACCAATTCTGAAACCAGTGAAACTGATAGCGAAACTGATAGCGAAAATCGCGAAGGCATATCAGAAGGTGAAGAAGGCTATGCTGACGACGGCACAGGCAATACCTTTGAGACAGGCCAGGGCAGTAACGAAGGTGAATGGAAAGACGGTCCTATAGAAGGCGATGGCGGTGAAAAAGAACCCTACATCAAATTCCACGTCAGTGGCGTCACGGTTAAAAAGCTAGCCGAGCGTGTTCAGTATTACGACTCCGACGGCAAGCTAGTCACCGAGTCTTTCAAAGATTACACCCGCAAAACCGTTATGAAAGAATTTGGCACCTTGGACGACTTCATTAAAAAATGGAACTCAACCGAACGCAAACAAGCTATCATTGATGAGCTTGCCGATGCTGGCGTTATTTGGGCAGCCTTAGAAGAAGACATAAGCCGCGACTTAGACCCTTTCGACCTAATCTGTCACGTTGCTTTCGACCAGCCGCCGCTTACCCGCAAAGAACGAGCTAACAATGTTAAAAAGCGCAACTACTTCGGCAAGTACAGCGAAACCGCGCAGCAAGTATTAACCAACCTGCTAGAGAAATATGAAAATAGCGGTGTTAGCGAAATAGAATCCAAGCAAGTACTCAAGGTAACGCCCTTCACTCAATATGGCCGCCCTTTAGAAATTAAAAAGAGTGCCTTTGGTGGCAAAGAACAATACGAGCAAGCGATCAGTGAATTAGAAGATGCTCTGTACGACAACAGCCTGAACGATGAACCGAAACGTGCCTGA
- a CDS encoding Transposase IS66 family protein has translation MKNTDQTQENIKLKQRLAALELQLSEQNNTLKKQDSALENKDHKIQTLEEYIRYMVQQRFGSSSEKLSVDQINLFDEAELLSDDDASDEEDSENVPAYKRKKKRTSIPEKLPRTEVIHDLSEAEKVCPHDGTALRHFGNETSEQLDYIPAQMSVLQHVRRKYTCPCCNNYMVTANKPAQPIEKSIASPGLLAQVATHKYCDALPLYRQAQMFKRFGVELDRTSLANWMIKCGVLIQPLINLMYERARESSLLHMDETVLQVLKESERSAQQQSRMWVMTNNEASARITLFHYSLTRKISEADWMLGDFSGALMTDGYAVYDSVCKTKQLANLGCWAHTRRYFKEALDAQGKNKAGKANTALAFIQKLYRIEKLSDNQTIDEKYQARQAQAVPLLDQLRQWLDKNIHRPMNSEKLKKAVTYLHNQWPKLIRYTENGAWPIDNNAAENAIRPMVIGRKNWLFAATEKGAKASANLYSLVETAKANNVEPSVYLKEVFTRLPAATCVEDVEALLPWNTAKVVR, from the coding sequence ATGAAAAACACTGATCAAACTCAAGAGAATATCAAACTAAAACAACGTCTTGCTGCGTTGGAGTTACAGCTGTCTGAACAAAATAACACACTGAAAAAACAAGATAGCGCTCTTGAGAATAAAGATCATAAGATCCAGACATTAGAAGAATATATTCGTTACATGGTCCAGCAACGCTTTGGCTCGTCGAGTGAAAAACTGAGTGTCGATCAGATCAATTTATTCGATGAGGCTGAATTATTAAGTGACGATGACGCGTCCGATGAAGAAGATAGCGAAAACGTTCCAGCTTATAAGCGTAAGAAAAAACGGACATCGATTCCAGAGAAATTACCCCGTACCGAAGTTATTCATGATTTAAGCGAAGCCGAAAAGGTTTGCCCACATGATGGAACTGCATTGCGTCATTTTGGCAATGAAACTTCGGAACAACTTGATTACATCCCAGCGCAAATGAGTGTTTTACAGCACGTTCGCCGAAAATACACTTGCCCTTGCTGCAATAATTACATGGTCACTGCCAATAAGCCCGCGCAGCCGATTGAAAAATCAATCGCCTCTCCTGGTTTATTAGCGCAAGTTGCAACGCATAAATATTGTGATGCTTTGCCCTTGTATCGCCAAGCACAGATGTTCAAACGCTTTGGGGTTGAACTTGATCGCACCAGTTTAGCGAACTGGATGATTAAATGTGGCGTCCTAATTCAGCCGCTGATCAACTTAATGTATGAACGTGCTCGAGAAAGTTCACTGCTTCATATGGATGAAACAGTCTTGCAAGTGCTTAAAGAAAGCGAGCGATCTGCGCAGCAACAAAGCCGCATGTGGGTAATGACCAATAATGAAGCCAGTGCGCGAATCACGCTGTTTCATTACAGCCTAACGCGTAAGATCAGTGAAGCTGATTGGATGCTGGGTGATTTTAGCGGAGCATTGATGACAGATGGTTATGCGGTTTACGATTCGGTTTGCAAAACTAAGCAGCTAGCAAATCTAGGCTGTTGGGCACATACACGACGTTATTTTAAAGAAGCTCTTGATGCGCAAGGTAAAAACAAAGCAGGTAAAGCCAATACAGCATTAGCTTTTATTCAAAAGCTGTATCGCATAGAAAAACTCAGTGATAACCAAACTATAGACGAAAAGTATCAGGCAAGGCAGGCGCAAGCCGTCCCCTTACTCGATCAATTACGGCAATGGTTAGATAAAAACATTCATCGCCCAATGAATTCAGAAAAGCTCAAGAAAGCGGTGACGTATTTACACAATCAGTGGCCAAAATTAATTCGATATACGGAGAATGGCGCGTGGCCAATTGATAATAATGCTGCTGAAAATGCGATTCGTCCGATGGTAATCGGGAGAAAGAACTGGTTGTTTGCCGCTACAGAAAAAGGTGCGAAGGCAAGTGCAAATCTTTATAGCTTGGTTGAGACTGCAAAAGCCAATAACGTTGAGCCAAGTGTTTATTTGAAAGAAGTATTTACAAGGCTGCCGGCAGCCACCTGCGTTGAAGATGTTGAGGCATTACTACCTTGGAATACTGCAAAGGTGGTTCGTTAG
- a CDS encoding transposase, IS66 Orf2 like has translation MKMFVDAPEVYLHRDPVDFRKQINGLTAIVELEMKQSLNTGALFLFCSKRRDKLKLLYWDKTGFCLWYKRLENDKFKWPKKHELDTINISEEQLHWLLRGFDIKAMKAHDSIEFDSVYLDD, from the coding sequence ATGAAAATGTTTGTGGATGCACCTGAAGTTTATTTGCATCGCGATCCTGTTGATTTTCGAAAACAAATCAATGGCCTTACAGCCATTGTCGAGCTCGAAATGAAACAATCGCTCAATACTGGCGCGCTGTTTTTGTTTTGCAGCAAACGCCGCGACAAGCTGAAACTTCTATACTGGGACAAAACGGGCTTCTGTCTTTGGTATAAGCGTCTTGAAAACGATAAGTTTAAATGGCCAAAAAAGCATGAGCTAGACACCATCAATATCAGTGAAGAACAACTGCATTGGTTGCTACGAGGATTTGATATTAAGGCAATGAAAGCTCATGATTCTATTGAATTTGACTCGGTTTATCTTGATGATTGA